A region of the Paracoccaceae bacterium genome:
CTACTGCGCCCGGGCCCGCTGCAAGGCGGGTCGTAGTGCGTACCCGAAGCGGGTTCTTCCCGCGCCTGCAGGAGCCGGTCCGACCGATGAGCATGCACAAGATATCGGGGTTGGAGGGTCAGCCGATCGACGATCCGGGGGCTCCGGCCATGGATGACGACAGCTTCCGCAAGCTCGCCGAGGAGGCGCGGCGCCCTTTGGGTGCTGCCGCGCCGCTGTTCCGTGCCCCGCCGGATGTCCAGCGTGCCGCCCCGCGCGGGCCGGTGATGAACCTGCCTGTACCCGTGCCACGCATCGAACCGCCGAACCCGGTGCGGGTCTGGCAGTCGCTTGCGCCGGTCACGCTTGACCCCTTGCGCGTGGAAAGAAACGGACTGTTCGCAAAACCGTCATCTCATCCCGCCGCTGCGGCCTTCGACATCCTGCGCACGCGAACGATCATCGCGTGCCAGGAGAACGGCTGGCGCCGGATCGCCGTCACGGCGCCGCGACATGGTTGCGGGACCTCGCTTGTCGCGGCCAACCTGGGCCTGAGCATGGCGCGGCGGCCTGATGCGCGTATCGTCCTGCTGGATTTTGACCTGCGGCACCCCGCGCTTGCCACCCGCTTCGGCCTGCGCGAGACGAACCGGATGCGCGACATGCTGACCGGGTTGGAACCCGTAGAAAGCCATCTGCTGCGTGCCGGGAACGCGCTTGCGCTTGGTCTGAACGGCCGGGCGGAGGAGGGGGCGGCCGAACTGCTGCAATCGCCGGATACGGCGGATGCGGTGACGCAGATGATCGACCTGCTTGATCCCGAGGCGGTCATCTTCGATCTGCCGCCCGCACTGGATTCGGATGACGTGATGGCGGGGCTGGCGTTGTTTGACGCCGTGATCCTGGTGGCCGACGGGACGCGCACCACCGCAGCCGACATCACGGCCTGCGAACGCCTGTTCTCGGGTCATCTGCCGCTGATCGGGGTGGTGCTGAACCGGTCGCAGGAACTGTCGTTGTCGCGCCCCTGGCGCAGGCGGGGGCGGCGCTGAGCGATGGGGCAGATCCAGTCGATTGACGAGTTCCTTGGCCTTCTGCTGCGGCGGCGGCTGGTGATTGCCGCCGTGGCCGCGCTCGGCAGCGTGCTCGCGGTGATGTATGCGCTGTCGCGGCCCGTGCTGTTCGAAAGCGCGGCGGTCATCCAGGTCGAAACCCCGACCGTCAGCGATGGAACCGTGCCTTCGGCATCGGCGCAGCGGCTGCAGGCGATCCAGCAACGGCTGACTACGCGCGACAACTTCCTGGCGATGATCGACCGGCACGGGCTGTATGCGGGTCTGCCCGCCAGCGATGACGAGAAGGTGCATATGCTGCGCACCGCCGTGCGGTTCCAGACGGTCGCGTCGGCGGCGCCTTCGGTCTATGGGGCTCCGCAGGCGATTTCGGCGGTGATCATTCTGGCACAAGCCGACTCGG
Encoded here:
- a CDS encoding P-loop NTPase — protein: MHKISGLEGQPIDDPGAPAMDDDSFRKLAEEARRPLGAAAPLFRAPPDVQRAAPRGPVMNLPVPVPRIEPPNPVRVWQSLAPVTLDPLRVERNGLFAKPSSHPAAAAFDILRTRTIIACQENGWRRIAVTAPRHGCGTSLVAANLGLSMARRPDARIVLLDFDLRHPALATRFGLRETNRMRDMLTGLEPVESHLLRAGNALALGLNGRAEEGAAELLQSPDTADAVTQMIDLLDPEAVIFDLPPALDSDDVMAGLALFDAVILVADGTRTTAADITACERLFSGHLPLIGVVLNRSQELSLSRPWRRRGRR